GGAGGCGGCGACAGCTGGAGTTACATTTCTTCAAACCACCCAGTGAGAGACAGTAAAACCTAGGTGACGTTCAGGAAGACTATATGCCCCGCAGGACCCAGCCAACGAAGAAAGGGGACCAGGACCTTGAGCAGCTGGGGATAAAGTGCTGATTGTTGCTGGTCTGGGTGCCGCTCCCCGGGATACCCGATCTTGCAAGACCATCAGTAAAAGTCCACTTTCGCTGTTCCTCGGTCTCTTAGTCCATTTTGGGGGTTCCCATTTGCTAaagagggttagggaggggggcaagaatggaggaaggaaggactgtctagagggaaaagaggggtgggggtggggggaagggggagaatggcggaatgaatcaaacaacattgtcctgtgtaaacttatgattacacgaatggtatgcctttactccaggTACAGAGAATCAaagtgtatcccatttgtttacaataaaaaaaatagaaaaaaaaataaaagaatttgaaaaaaaaaaaagaaaaaccctagaAGTTGCTTCACTTGACAATATCAGATGTAAATACATATGTGGACAGGACATGCAATATATGcacaaaaacatacataaaaatagacaagGAACTCCAAAGATTATTTAGCTTTCATTAAGATTTATCATTTGCCAGTTTTTAAAGGGTTTGCTTTTCTTCAGATTAGAGCTCATTACCTCCGTAGCCCTCAGCAACCATTAATcctaaatttgcatttccaaaggTATGACTTAGTTGAAACAAGAAATTTACATATCAAAGACAGAGAGTTTAACCTAAACACCATGGAGGAGGGCTTAAGCAGAGGCCCAGTGAAGCCAAAAGGTTTAAAGGTGAGGCTTCTATGTAGATTTAAGTTAATACCTTTCACTATTTTTTTAAGACTGCCAAGGGAGATGCCCTTATAAATGGAAATTCCTCTTACGAGGGTCAGGAAGTCTACTTTGGAGAACTACCTAATTGATAAGCCCCTTTAAtctaatttgctttttaattatatgtaGCCCTTCAATGGATAAGGTGAAGAACACTTTTTATGTCCATCCAACGTGGGAAATCTTCCCTTGAGCTTTTTAAAGCTCTTTCAATTAATGTTTGCCCACTGCTATTTCCAGGAATCATTTTGTAAGAGCCTAGTCTGGTGGCTGGAGCCAGAGTTAGtgaaatacatttctttctttttcttttcttttcatgtttttcttcttcctttctttcttctccattctttctttttcttttttctttttttcttctttggtaccacggattgagcccaggggtacttaaccactgagccacatcccgaggacttttcattttgattttgatacagggtctaagttgctcgTGTAAGCAACCAACATGGTTTTGgcatcataatgaaaatacaaataactggGGTGAAAGCAGACCTGAGATGGCTCAGCAGGCTTTCCTGTATTCTGCAGGGAAGGCAGTCAATCAATCAGGCAGTGGAAGGGCTCTGTTTCTGGTACGAAAATGGCCCCGGGTTACAGGAGGAGTCTGAATCTTGTCGTTTACAATGAGGGGGTTGATCATCCGAGACTGCAGACGTGCTGATGGGACGGTCAGGGAACTAGTTGTGCGGGTTAACCTTCTAACTCAGGAAGGCAGTTGCAGAACGTTTGAGACTCACCATTAGCAGAAGAGACGGCGCTGGGCTCCCAAGGGAGGAGCACTCCAGTGCCCCCATCACCTTCCTCCTTCCTCGGGGACTCACCGTTTCCCAGAGCTGCACCATCTGCCTCTCTCCTTCCAGGGCTCGTGGGCAACGGGAAACGGTGACAGTCCAAGGTCCGGGTTTCAGTCTCCGCCTCCTCTTTAGGGCCCGTCGCTGGAAGAGGACGTACTGGGAGAGGCTGCCTCGCTTGGGCTTCCCTGCCTCCTGCGGAGCCACGCGTCGTCCCCCAgggctgtcttgtaggaatatgaCTTTCCCTACAGCTTGAGCCAGGAGCCTCACCAGGACTGTGACTGCACTTCTCAACTCAATCTCTCACCCCATCGAAAAAGAACCGGCTGAGAGACAACTCAAACCATCACATGGCTCCAGCCAGCTGTAGTGAGACCAGATGCCCCAGAGGAGAGGCAGACACAGCCCGAGGCCTGGTCTCCACACACAACAGTGCCCTCGGCCCCTATGTCCACGCAAGGAGGTCCACTGGCCCCCATCTCTTAGTGGAAAGGCGAAGAGCTCTGTGATCTGAGAGATGGTTTCCAGTGAGGGAGGGAAAGTCCCTAGATCATCAAGAGTGAGAGGAGCTGGTACTTAAGTCAGAGGAGCGCACAGCAGGAGAGGCCCGAGGGCAGGACGCATGCAGATTCACCCCATCCACCTCACGGTCAGAGCCAGGGGCACGGGCGAGAGCAGGGCGGAGTGGTCACTAAGTGGGCAGGACGGTTCGCAACCCAGGAACCAGCTGCAGAGAGCCCGCAGCGAACCTCAGGGCCAGAGAAGAGGGGATCAGATGAGCCACAGGAGAGCCCTCTGCTGGCCTCGAGCATGGTCCTGATGAACCGCGACCTGGAGATGAAGCTGGCCTCCCTGCCGCGCCCTGGGAGCCTCCAACCCCCGCCTGACCCACACTGTTGGACAGTGGGCAGGACCCCACTGTAGCTCCCTAGTGATGCAGCAGAGCCCAGCCGCTGGCTAGGCCCTTCTTTTCAGGTTCTCGTCTGTGAATCAAAGAATGAACCCCACGACACTGGAGGGCGAGAGTGAAGGAGTAGGATTTTTTCAAGGGAGAAGAGAAACCGCTCTCACCAGGTGAGAGGGGGCCTGACTGCAGGTGCCATCTAAGTGTCCCTGGTTAACATAGTTGCCAGGTAGGTCACTGTTCCCTATCTATGCTACACAGGTATTGGGAAAGCGCCAGGGTAGCTGGCTCGCCGGAGACCTCCTGATGGGTGTTGCCCTCGTAGCCCTGCGTCTGCAGCCTTGGCTCAAGTCcagtcccttcccttttccttctgctCTGGCACAGAGGGATCAGCTGTAAGACGCTTCTCAGGTGAACTCCACGGAGCGGCCTGTTCCGCTAGGGAAGCCTCTTTTGCGAGGGGCCTGTTTCCTTGACTGTCTGCCTGTTACTGTCTACCTACGTATTCACTGATGGGGTCAAAACATTGCAGTTAACATGGGACACACAGACAAACACAAAAACCAGACATGCATGCTACCTAGCCCAATCCCATGTCAGAGATGTTCCAGGAAGGTCCCCAGGACCACCCCTCCCAGTCCTCGTCAGGACCCCAGGGGTGCTGCGGAGAGATGATCTCTCCACTTCCAGGAGCGAGCCTTTGACCCCCTGAGGTTTCCTTCACTGGTGATTACTAGCTTTCTAACCACAAGAATTGACTTTCTGGTGCTGTGACTGATCAGCTCATGTCCCATCTGGGTTGTCAAactgttaccttttttttttttttgacactgaagattgaacccagggattctttaccactgagtcacatccccagccccttttattttttgaatcagggtctcatgaagttgcttagggccatgctaattggctgaggctggcctcaaacttgccaccctcctgtctcagcctcctgagttgctggggttacaagcATAAACCACCATGCCCATTTCTGTTACCCAGTTTTTGACCCCAAAGTCTGGGTCCTTTTTCCCTGTTGGAATTGTGGAACTAATAAGACCAAGTGCTGACCAAGCAGGGAAGGACACTTTTATTCTTGTCCAAGAATAGATGTGGGAGATAAACATGCAAGTCAACTTCCACCCTCGGGCCATGGGAGACTGTGGCCATAGGAGGCAGGAGTGGCTAAGGCTGGGGGGGGGGACAACGACGGGTGTGTCTATGACACAATGAGCCCGGAGGTGTCCAGAGGTGACTCCACCAGCATTTGAGATCTAACTGGTTTTATCTAGCCTACCTGGAGAGGAATTCATGGACTTCGAGCCTCCTGAACTCCAAGACAAGCAAGATTTGGGAGGGGTGACTTCAGCGGGTCACAGTCCCGGGCACCTCGCACATATGTGGAGGatattttctctctgtcttgGATTAGATGCATTATTCGTATAGGATTTTCATACTTATGTTTGTTAGTGAGACCAACCAGTGATTTCCCTTTCCTCAGTGTCCTGTGAGTGTTGGTATCAAGCTCATAAAAGAAGTTGGAGGTTATTCCCTCTTGTACTAGTGCCAGAGAACTGTTAGAAGGTACTAttccttccttaaatatttggtggCATTCCCTAGTGTCACATCAGCACCTGGTGTTTTCTGGAGAAAGTCTGTGAATTTGTTGACCTAGGCAACATACAGAGACGGATTTCTCAAGGAGTAACGAGCTTCTTGGGTAATGCGGCACCTTCCAGCAGGCTGGGCTAGGGCACTGCCGGGCCAGGCCCATTCTGCCCGCGGCACAGGAGGCCACTCACCGGACTGAGTTTGCAGAAGTTTATGGGTGAGGGGCCTCGTCTGGAAGTGGGGTAACACGGGTGGGTTTTTTGTCCTGCAAATTCGAAGAATGAGATTCATGGACAGCAGGGGGTGAAAGAACAGGACAAGAATGTATTAAAGTGAAGTGAATCTCCTGTGGtgggagggggacagagagggTGGCCAGGGGACGGCTATCGTCTAGGGCTTTATATGGGTCTACAGGATTAGGAGGCCAGCCTGGCCCAATCCTGGGAAGGTACTCAGTGTCCAGGAGGCATTCAGACAGCCTGAAGTCCGATCAAAATGTTGATCCGGCACTTTTCCATCTTTGTAGAGGCCTCATGTGccccatttcttttattttatttggtaccagggattgaacacaggatacttaaccactgaaccacatccccagcccttttgcctttattttatttatttatttttatggggtactgaggatcgaacccagtgcgtcacacgtgctaggtgagtgctctaccactgagccacaaccccagccccccggcccttttaatttctttttagtttgaggTAGGGATTCacaaactgctgaggctggctttgaacttgcaatcctcctgccccagcctcccaagtcactgcatCACAGGTCAGCACACCATGCCAGGCTCATGTATGCcccaaattgaaaaacaaaacaaaacctttttagGAGTTTCTCAGCGAAAGCATGCAGCTGCAGTTTATACTCTGCTGTTCAGGAGGTTGCCGGGGTCCTTTTCCCTGTCTGCTTGGCCTTGTCTCCACCTGCTGATCTCAGTGGACCATCAGGACTCACCTCTGCCCCCCTCAGGAGGGCTTGGGAACTTTTCCTCCCCCAGtattgggactgaacccagggcttcgtgcatgctgggcaagtgtctaccactgagcacacctGTAACTGAGAGTTTGGTGtagtgtttggttttgttttcccagTACTGAGATGGAGCCCAGCACTTCACGTATGCcagcaagcaccctaccaccgagccacattcccagccctggctTAGGGATGTGTAATGTGGTACAGAAGCAGAGAGGCCTGAAGTGTGGGGCACGGCTGGAAGTGAAGTCATCAACGGCCGGCACACACATGACCACTTGTGGTCCTCAGTGACCTGTGCACACGTGACTACCTTCAGTCATCAACAGTCTGCACATGTGACCACCTGCACATTGACCACTTGCAGTCATTAACAGCCTGTGTATGTATGACGACCTTTGTCATCAATAACCTGCACACATGTGATCACCTTCCTAGCCCCTTGTGGTCAGAACGTGGCAGTGTTAACTGACCTGAAGGAGGAGTTCTCAGCCCTCTGAGGTCCAAGAAGTCACCCACTGGACCATGCAGGCATGGGTGAAGCCAGTGTGTCCCCGCAAGTAACCCAGGCAACCATTGCCACCATGGCCGCACATCAGTCTGGACTGTGGCAAAGCCAGGGGAGACCCTTGATCTGTGAGCAGCATGTGACCTCCAGAAGTAGCCtggtttctctgtttttttttagagacagggtctcactgtgttgccaggctggccttgaattctcagtctttctgcttcctgcccCGGCCCCTCCCTcgctctctgtttcctggccccCGAGGTGCACGGCTCTGCTCCCCACACACCATCCTCTCCTCAGGCCCCGCATCAAAGAGCCAcgtgtctgtggactgagacctctgaacgtGGGCCAAGGTGAAccctctaagttgatttttttaaagcattttgtcacaatgatgaaaagagaggtagacatttctccaaagatgcaAGAACAGCCAATGATGTATGAGGAGGTGCTCAAGGTCACTAATATtcagagaaacgcaaatcaatcACAATGAGGTAACTGCCTCATGCCTGTTAGACCGGCTGTGGTTTAGAGGATGTGGGAGGAAGGGAACCCTTGGCCACTTTTGCTGGGGATGTAAATCGGTAcctacatggaaaaaaatgtggagtttccacaaaacattaaaaaacagaactaccgtacaaacagagaaacaacatgtatcccatttgtttacaataaaaaagaaagaaagaaagaaagaaaagcccaggaccaaaaaaaacaaaacaaacaaacaaaaaaaacagaactaccatatgatccggGAGTTCCACTACTGGAAATAGAGCCACAGGAATTAAAGAtcagtctttttgttttcattgtgctggggattgagcccagcaGCATGATTCTACCAAGTCACACCtgaagccctttttattttctattttgagacagggtccttctAAGATGTCCAGGCTGGCCCTggacttgtgaccctcctgcttcagcctccccaatcaatacctgggatgacaggtgtgtgccactgtgtccagcaagTCAGTCTTGAAAAGACATCTACATTGCCATGGTCATCcgagcattattcacaacagacAGGCTATGGCTGCAACGCAGCGTCTGTGACCTGgtcggatgaatggataaagaaaaggtggcgTGACTCAGAATGACGTGCTACTtggccttaaaataaaaaaaattcctgtcaTCTGCAACAACATGGAGGAACCTTGAGACGTTATGCtcagtgaaaaaacaaaacaaataagcagGAAAAAGAGAAGGCATTTTGCTCAGTGAAACAAcacaggtacagaaagacaaggTTTCATTTCCACGTGGGATCTAAGAAGAGCCAGGTTCAGAGTAACGAGCAGGATGGTAGCTATTCGTCCCGTGTCAACCACACCCATACGTTTGCATGCGTGCTTTTATAATAATTCTATTAAGATACTTAGTGGGTTGTGGGGGGTTTCCACGTCCTGCGTGGACCGGGGAAGAGTTTCTGTCAGAGGATGACGGTGCCAGTGgtcaattaattactaataaacttacctgatcaataaacacaagagccaatactcttttcaaggAAGAGGGTGTGACGGGTCAGGCCGttccagatctggcctccaacaagatggagaagcccaccttccctttattatAGTTGCATAGGTAAAGGGgcaggaacaggatggggtggagtcaGGGGAGCCGCTTGCCGAGAGAATCAGCATCTCCTCAGGGCTGAGTCACTCTGGACAGGGCCACTTACTGCTCCGCGGTCTGAAACAGTCTCCCAAGACCTCCAGTTCCTGGGAATCAGATCTCTGTATCCCACGGCTCAGCCACACCTGATTCTGCTGAACATAGATGGCTCCCCACAGTTGTGGTAGTGTgtacctgtactcccagctacgggggaggctgagacaggaggacaacttgagtccaggagttggaGGCCAAACTGGGCAACATGCGGAACCTCATCTCAAAAGTCAATAGTCTTGGCTAGGTAGGGTGGCGCAGGCCTGGAATCCCAGAGGCTTGCAGACTGAGACAAGAgggtcgtgagttcaaagccagccctagcaacacagccagaccctgtctctaaatataatatacttttaaaaagggctggggatgtggctcagtggttaagtgcccctggattcaattcccacaaaaaaaaataaaataaaaggactggggctggggctcagtggcagagtgcttgcctagcacatgagaggcactggatttaatccttagcaccacatgcaaaaataagcaaataaaataaaggcatgatgtccatctacaaatacaaaatttttaaaaaataaaaaataaaataaatacaataaaaacaaacaaccagTAGCTCCTTCTTCCTGGGcactgtgtcctgagctgcttcctctggCATGCCTTCTGCCACGATGCTCTGCCTCTCCTTGGGGCCCAGAACGTGGACTCACctactatggactgaacctctgaactgCCGGGAATagatcccagggcctcatgcgtgctaagcaagcactctaccaccgagctacctccccagtccctccagaaaaactcttaaaaatattggaaatgtgatcctcagaaaactttgccccagacacagaaaaaagaggaaaaaaaaattatccagatGTATTCTGGACCCAAAATTCAAGAAAGAatctattttcagattttaaaaatgtaaaatatgaaaaaaaaatttagaaagtactaaaacatttttattggttctttttttgacccatgagaaatttaaaaatatgtctacCTCTGAGGTTATTGAGGTTTCACTGACAAAAACTGCATATAATTAGGGAGTATAATGTAATGCCTTGATATGAGTGGTGAATAAGGAGCACACCCAGGCTGACCCGGTCGCCCCGTGGTGAGCACCCAGGCTGACCCGGTCGCCACGTGGTGAGCACCCAGGCGTCACCGGTCAGCCCCGTGGTGAGCACCCAGGCTGACCCGGTCGCCACGTGGTGAGCACCCAGGCTGACCCGGTCGCCCCGTGCGTGGGGACGACGGAGATCTCTCTCGGCCGACGTCAGGCCGCCCACCGTCCTCAGTGCCTCCTCGGGGAGAAGCGCGCGTCCCTGAGCGCGCCTCCCAGCGCCCCGCGGCCAGCCTGCTCAGGCCCATGCGTGGTGCGCAGCGTGGGCAGCTCTGGTCCGGATCCTGCCTACTTGTCAAAGCTCGCACCTGCAGGGCGGGCTCGGTGTTCAGTGGACGTCCGCGACGTCTTCTCGGTTGGTGTTGGAGAAAATCCTAAGACTACAACGTCAGGCAAGGAGGGCGGAAGGCACAGGCGCTGCCCGGCGGCCACCGCAGCACTGCGACCCGCGGCGGCGGGCGGGCTGCCTGGTGGAGGACACTGACTGTGTTTTGGTACTGCGGACTGAACCCAGAAGACAACCCGAGACGCATCCCCGgcgtttttatttatttagagacagggtctctccaagttgctaaggacctctctgagttgctgaggctggctttgaacttgcgatcctcctgcctcagcctcccatgcggCTTAGATCACAGGCAAGTGCCACCGCGCCCTGCTGACACCCTTTTTTGGGGCGGTATGCCTCAcacatttaataaatttaaaataccgAATCCTTGTTAGGGGTGGGAGGATGACAGGAACAGCAGTATCTGACAAAATAACGACAGCAGCAGCGATTCGGAAATACCATCAGCCAGAGGACAGGCCTGGGAGAGCGGGGGCACGGGGCTCCCTCCAGCGCCTCTTCCCGGGCTttctgctctcctcctcttccccagctcctcctcccctccccatccttcccagctcctcctcttccctccagctgctcctcctgacacctcctcctcctccccagctgtTCCTCTTCTggttcctctcctccctccccctgctcctcctccccaccccttcatCCTTCCCAGCTCCTCCTTTTTCCTGGCTTCCACTCCCCTCCATCTTCCCCatgtcctcctcctcccctggacCGCCCTCTCCAACCCCCTGAtcctccccagctcctcctcagctcctcctccttcctggtcacccctcctcccagctcctcctcccgCCGGCCGCCTCCTCCGCACGCTGAGGCGCACGCGCAACGTGCAGGGCCGGCCGGTTCCCGCCCCGCGGGGCGATCCAGGGGCCGAGCTCGTGCGCTCCTGCTCGGCCTCGGCGCTCGGCTCGCCGTGCCTGCGGCGTTGCCTTGGCGACACGGtcgcggccccgcccccgcgtCAGGCCGCTGCCCCAGCGCACGCGAGGCGCCGAGGCGTCGGGGGCGCAGCCTGGCCGCGCGCCTGCCGGGCCGCGCGGTGGTCCCGCTGGCCGCCCGCCCGCCGGCGGCCACGGCCCCCGCGACCCTGGCTCAGGCCGCCGCACCTCCGGAGAGACCCGCGGTGCTTCGGAGTGTGGTCGCGGGTCCGGCCCTCCCGGCCCGCCCGGCCTGGATGCGCGGCCGTGCAGCCGGCGCCCGCGGCCCCTGGCCCCTAGCCTAGCCACGGAGGGGGCGGCGCGGCGCGGGGTCCGGAGCCCAGCGTGAGGGCGCGCGGCGGCCTAGCCCTGGGCCGGCAGGACAGGTCAGTGCGCGGCCTGCCACGCCGCCTCTCCGCGGGCCTGGTTGCACCGCGCGCTTGCGCTGGATGCTGGATGTGCCTCTTCGAGCGCAGCTGGCCAGGCAGGGAACAGGAGTGGTACCAGTTCCTGTCCGTGCCACACAGCTGCGCCCGGCGAGCGCTGACCTGTCGGCTGCCCCGAATGGCTCTCAGGGTGGCTTCGGAACGCTCAGAGGCACATCTCATCCCCTCGCCATGCCGCCCTCCTAAGGATGTCGCCTGCAAACAGTCCGAATCCCTAACTCCTCCCAGTGAATTGAACAAGGCATCCTCAAACCCAGCTGCCAGAAGAGCTGTCAACTGATACAGTGCGGAGCAGCTGGCAGCCCTCCGCACGCGAGGGCAGCCGGGTGCGCAGGAGCCGGGGCTGGGATGAGCGGACGAGTCCCGCTGGCAGAGAAGGCCCTGTCGGAAGGCTACGCCCGCCTCAGGTACCGGGACACTTCCTTGCTCATctggcaacagcagcagcagaagtTGGAATTTTTGCCACCCAGGACGTACCTGAGCAGGAGCCGAAGCATGTGGTACTCACAGTATGGAAACGAGGCCATCTTAGTCCGAGACAAAAACAAGCTTGAGGTCTCGAGAGACACAGGTCAATCCAAGTTTTGCACAATTATGTAATTCCAGCGTGGAAACCTGCACTCAGGCGCCAAGCTTTGAGGGGAAGGGGACTGTTGCTTTCAGTTgtcctgtttgtttttgttggagATCTTAAAGACCATGAAGATTGAGCTGTGGTATAAACCCACGAAACCCAGAGGGAGCTCCCGAGCCTGGGCACTGCTAGACACTGTTTGTTTCCAAAGTCTGGCAAGCGTGGTTCTGACCCTGCAACCCCTACTTCAAGGATCTTGTTTGTTGGTTCCCATTGCTGGGAATAGAACCTGCGTCTCATGTTataagcaagcgctctactactgagctatgtcctcagccctCAAGTTCTTACGGGTGCTTGAGGAGTAGCTTCTGCCTAGTGAAGAACGAGTCAGATCCATCCACATGCGCGTTACCAGGGGCCGGCACAGCAGAGGTAGGCCTAGTAACAGCTCCGTGGCAACTGCCCTTCGAGTCTGCCACCAGCACAATCCTCACTGGCCCAAACACTGGCTCACAGGCAAGTACACCTTGAACACCTTAACACTCCCAGATTCTAGGCTTCACACAAGCTGGCTGCAGTGGCTGATGACGCCATCACTCTGAGGCTGCAGCTGCCTGCAGTCTGACTTGTCATTACTGCACATGAGTGACAGTGCCCATCCCTGTGGGCAGTCTCCTCAAGTCACTTTGAAAGGCTTGCCCTCTGCTGTGTGGCGGTGCAGATGTCAGGAATGCTTTGTCAGACTGTCCTCAgagctaaataaacttccttaagcattctccttccctctcttatTTTTAACGTGTTCACGATCTTGCTTGGCTTTAGTTTCTTAGTGGTACCTGAGGACTGCTAAAAGCCCCAGGACAGAGGCACAGAGCAAAGCTCAAGTGCCCCAGAGCACCGCCGACCCTGGCAGTGTGGTGCCAGTCTCCACCCTCGGGCCACTCTA
The Sciurus carolinensis chromosome 14, mSciCar1.2, whole genome shotgun sequence DNA segment above includes these coding regions:
- the Brd3os gene encoding putative uncharacterized protein BRD3OS; this translates as MSGRVPLAEKALSEGYARLRYRDTSLLIWQQQQQKLEFLPPRTYLSRSRSMWYSQYGNEAILVRDKNKLEVSRDTGQSKFCTIM